From Peromyscus maniculatus bairdii isolate BWxNUB_F1_BW_parent chromosome 8, HU_Pman_BW_mat_3.1, whole genome shotgun sequence, a single genomic window includes:
- the Alox15b gene encoding polyunsaturated fatty acid lipoxygenase ALOX15B — MAKVRVRVSTGEACGAGTWDKVSVSIVGTQGESPLVPLDRLGKEFTAGAEEDFEVTLPQDVGAVLMLRVHKAPPELPLPLGARPPDAWFCRWFQLEWGPGATLHFPCYQWLEGAGDLVLQEGAAKVSSEDHHPKLQLQRHEELKARKEMYSWKTYIEGWPHCLDQVTVKDLDLNVKYSEVKNARFYLKVYSAFTELKIKGFLNRTGLWRSLREMRRMFHFHKTPAAEYVLEHWQEDAFFASQFLNGLNPVLIRRCHSLPKNFPVTDEMVAPVLGPGTSLQAELEKGSLFLVDHGILSGVQTNVINGKPQFSAAPMTLLYQSSEAGPLLPLAIQLKQTPGPDNPIFLPSDGRWDWLLAKTWVRNAEFSVHEALTHLLHAHLLPEVFALATLRQLPRCHPLFKLLIPHIRYTLHINTLARELLIAPGKVVDRSTGLGTGGFSELIKRNMEQLDYSALCLPEDIRARDVGDIPGYYYRDDGMQIWGAIKSFVSEIVSIYYPSDVSIQEDGELQAWVKEIFSEGFLSRESSGVPSLLDTREALVQYVTMVIFTCSAKHAAVSAGQFDSCVWMPNLPPTMQLPPPTSKGQARPEGFIATLPPVNATCDVIIALWMLSKEPGDRRPLGHYPDEHFTEDAPRRSITAFQRRLVQISREIGERNRSLALPYIYMDPPLIENSVSI; from the exons ATGGCTAAAGTCAGGGTGAGAGTATCCACCGGGGAGGCCTGTGGGGCTGGCACCTGGGACAAAGTGTCTGTCAGCATCGTGGGGACCCAGGGAGAGAGTCCGTTAGTGCCTTTGGACCGTCTAGGCAAGGAGTTCACTGCGGGCGCT GAAGAGGACTTCGAGGTGACGCTCCCCCAGGACGTTGGCGCTGTGCTGATGCTGCGGGTACACAAAGCACCCCCAGAGCTGCCCCTCCCGCTTGGGGCCCGCCCGCCCGACGCCTGGTTCTGCCGCTGGTTCCAGCTGGAGTGGGGGCCCGGGGCTACACTCCACTTCCCGTGCTACCAGTGGCTAGAAGGGGCGGGGGACCTGGTGCTGCAAGAGGGAGCAG CCAAGGTCTCCTCGGAAGACCACCACCCTAAGCTCCAGCTCCAGCGTCACGAAGAGCTGAAGGCCAGGAAGGAGATGTACAG CTGGAAGACCTACATTGAAGGCTGGCCTCACTGCCTCGACCAGGTGACTGTGAAAGACTTGGACCTCAATGTCAAGTACTCCGAAGTCAAGAATGCCAGATTCTACTTGAAAGTCTACTCTGC GttcacagagctgaaaatcaaAGGATTCCTGAACCGCACAGGACTCTGGAGGAGTCTGAGGGAAATGAGAAGGATGTTTCACTTCCACAAGACTCCTGCAGCAG AGTACGTGCTGGAGCACTGGCAGGAAGACGCCTTCTTTGCCTCCCAGTTTCTAAATGGCCTCAACCCGGTCCTGATCCGCCGCTGTCACAGCCTTCCAAAGAACTTCCCAGTCACCGATGAAATGGTGGCCCCAGTGCTGGGCCCTGGGACGAGTCTGCAGGCTGAGCTGGAG AAGGGCTCCCTGTTCTTGGTGGATCATGGCATCCTCTCCGGAGTCCAAACCAATGTCATCAACGGAAAGCCCCAGTTCTCCGCAGCCCCAATGACCCTGTTATACCAGAGCTCAGAGGCTGGGCCCCTGCTCCCCCTCGCCATCCAG CTCAAACAGACTCCCGGGCCTGACAACCCCATCTTCCTGCCCAGCGATGGCAGGTGGGACTGGCTCCTGGCCAAGACCTGGGTGCGCAATGCCGAGTTTTCCGTCCACGAGGCCCTCACTCATCTGCTGCACGCGCACCTGCTGCCGGAAGTCTTCGCCCTGGCCACGCTGCGGCAGCTGCCCCGATGCCACCCTCTCTTCAAG CTGCTGATCCCCCACATTCGGTACACACTGCACATCAACACACTTGCGCGTGAGCTGCTCATCGCCCCCGGGAAGGTGGTGGACAGG TCCACAGGCCTTGGCACTGGAGGATTCTCTGAGCTGATAAAGAGAAACATGGAGCAGCTGGACTATTCTGCCCTGTGTCTCCCTGAAGATATTCGAGCCCGAGATGTGGGAGACATCCCAGGCTACTATTACCGGGATGATGGGATGCAGATCTGGGGGGCAATAAAGAG CTTCGTCTCGGAGATAGTCAGCATCTACTACCCAAGCGATGTGTCTATTCAAGAGGACGGAGAGCTGCAGGCCTGGGTGAAGGAGATCTTCTCTGAGGGCTTCCTCAGCCGAGAAAGTTCAG GTGTGCCCTCCTTGTTGGATACCCGGGAAGCCCTGGTCCAGTACGTCACCATGGTGATATTCACCTGCTCAGCCAAGCACGCAGCTGTGAGTGCAGGCCAG TTTGACTCTTGCGTTTGGATGCCCAACCTGCCACCAACCATGCAGCTGCCACCACCCACTTCCAAAGGCCAGGCTCGGCCTGAGGGCTTCATAGCCACTCTCCCACCAGTCAATGCCACATGTGACGTCATCATTGCCCTTTGGATGCTAAGCAAGGAGCCCGGGGACCGA AGGCCTCTTGGCCACTATCCAGATGAACACTTCACAGAGGATGCCCCACGCCGAAGCATAACTGCCTTCCAGAGACGGCTGGTCCAGATCTCTAGGGAAATCGGGGAGCGGAACCGAAGCCTGGCACTGCCCTACATCTACATGGACCCTCCCCTCATTGAGAACAGTGTCTCCATCTAA